Proteins encoded in a region of the Pelobates fuscus isolate aPelFus1 chromosome 11, aPelFus1.pri, whole genome shotgun sequence genome:
- the LOC134577033 gene encoding olfactory receptor 5G29-like, which yields MLRTNHTSVKEFFLLGFELQNFKIPLFLFFLLLYTVTVTGNILVIALVYFTPTLHSPMYFFLSHLSWTDIFLTTNVIPNLLCLILNEGGSISLVACLTQLQCIGGSMVVECLLLAVMSYDRYLAICYPLRYNSIMDRKFCLHLVSWPWVFGIMVALTIVGLVSRLQFCDSNMINHFFCDVTPLLKLSCSEIFFIQTGIFIASSSMTLLPFVFIISTYISIFWTIFRISSSNERHKTFSTCSSHLAIVSMYYGSLFALYVIPDNGNSVTLYKYLSLMYTQVTPFFNPVIYSLRNKTIRTSLLKMIQTTIRTFP from the coding sequence ATGCTGAGGACAAATCACACATCAGTAAAAGAGTTTTTCCTCTTGGGGTTCGAGCTTCAGAATTTCAAGATCCCTCTATTTTTGTTCTTCCTTCTGCTTTACACTGTGACGGTGACTGGTAACATCCTAGTAATAGCCCTGGTTTATTTCACTCCCACGCTTCATTCTCCCATGTATTTCTTTCTGAGCCACCTCTCCTGGACCGACATCTTCCTCACTACGAATGTGATTCCAAACCTGCTATGCCTTATCCTGAATGAAGGGGGCTCCATATCGTTGGTGGCTTGTTTGACCCAGCTGCAATGTATTGGTGGTTCGATGGTTGTAGAGTGTCTACTCCTCGCTGTGATGTCATACGACCGATATTTGGCTATCTGCTACCCTCTCCGGTATAACTCAATCATGGACCGCAAGTTCTGCCTTCACCTGGTTTCCTGGCCTTGGGTCTTTGGCATTATGGTTGCACTCACCATAGTTGGTCTTGTCAGTCGGCTACAATTTTGTGATTCGAACATGATTAATCACTTTTTCTGTGATGTCACTCCCCTTCTAAAACTGTCATGTTCTGAGATATTTTTCATACAAACCGGGATATTCATTGCGTCCTCCTCTATGACTCTTTTACCGTTTGTATTCATTATCTCCACTTATATCAGCATATTCTGGACAATATTTAGAATATCTTCATCTAACGAGAGACATAAAACATTCTCCACGTGCAGCTCTCACCTGGCGATTGTGAGTATGTATTATGGGTCCCTGTTTGCTCTCTATGTGATACCCGACAATGGAAACTCAGTTACTTTATATAAATACCTGTCGCTGATGTATACACAAGTAACTCCGTTCTTTAATCCGGTTATATATAGCTTAAGGAATAAAACCATCAGAACATCTCTACTGAAAATGATCCAAACGACAATCAGAACATTCCCTTAA